From Sardina pilchardus chromosome 9, fSarPil1.1, whole genome shotgun sequence, a single genomic window includes:
- the rabif gene encoding guanine nucleotide exchange factor MSS4, whose translation MDQESQDSPSGPCVDRATLVSEDGKNIKSVLCQRCGSKVLCPGSAQFAEKELFLPSMRKKTSITQSEGSVDGDTLTAHWVVDDMYTFENVGFTKDVGRIKYLICADCEIGPIGWHCLDDKKSFYVALERVNHA comes from the exons ATGGATCAAGAAAGTCAGGATTCTCCGTCGGGACCGTGCGTGGACCGCGCAACACTTGTGTCTGAGGACGGGAAGAACATCAAATCGGTATTGTGCCAACGATGCGGTTCAAAAGTGCTGTGCCCAGGATCTGCACAGTTCGCAGAGAAGGAG CTATTTCTCCCCTCCATGCGGAAGAAGACCAGTATTACCCAGTCAGAGGGCTCAGTGGACGGGGACACGCTGACAGCTCATTGGGTGGTCGATGACATGTACACCTTCGAGAACGTAGGCTTCACCAAGGACGTGGGGAGAATAAAGTACCTCATTTGTGCAGACTGTGAAATCGGACCCATCGGCTGGCACTGTTTAGATGACAAGAAGAGCTTCTATGTGGCCCTGGAGAGGGTGAACCATGCCTGA